One region of Amphiprion ocellaris isolate individual 3 ecotype Okinawa chromosome 9, ASM2253959v1, whole genome shotgun sequence genomic DNA includes:
- the LOC111586338 gene encoding synaptobrevin-like: MSAPDAAAPPAGAPGAPGAPGADGAPAGPPAGPPNTSSNRRLQQTQAQVEEVVDIMRVNVDKVLERDQKLSELDDRADALQAGASQFESCAAKLKNKYWWKNCKMMIMMGIIGVIVVGIIFLYFFH, from the exons AT GTCTGCCCCAGATGCTGCTGCCCCTCCAGCCGGAGCCCCCGGAGCCCCTGGAGCCCCCGGAGCCGATGGAGCTCCGGCCGGACCTCCAGCTGGACCCCCGAACACCAGCAGCAACCGCCGGCTACAGCAGACCCAGGCCCAGGTGGAGGAG GTGGTGGACATCATGCGGGTGAACGTGGACAAAGTTCTGGAGAGAGACCAGAAGCTGTCGGAGCTGGACGACAGAGCCGACGCTCTCCAGGCCGGAGCCTCCCAGTTCGAAAGCTGCGCAGCGAAGCTAAAAAACAAATACTGGTGGAAGAACTGCAAG ATGATGATCATGATGGGAATCATCGGCGTCATCGTGGTTGGAATCATCTTCT TGTATTTCTTCCACTGA
- the tapbpl gene encoding tapasin-related protein, with product MMFGIILFGFFTRSFSADGVADVVLSCDLVEEGVGLGGMGGGVLFTRTPATLVLKDVPVGPDESLETLTPFVPPSVPDPELLLFETKVSSPEIPKADVLLHADCNQQEVLCEISRYSPRGLQDSSGFFMVSLSVDGVDFSTSLILQTLPVEQNPSTLVQSKLGLPLSGSGTLLTEVMFLVFSHVQSVSAPLKAKVLLNCGFRQQEVRLGEEVGVEWRLQHRGKGRKVLEMKTKLDGSEGSSVVLGQREGSSLDAALLLREGDASMTLSRLQVEDEGTYICTISVGNFHAQQVVQLLITQAPQVSLSEGKKDSNSAQTFSCHCSNYYPLDVQMEWFSLPPTASEPEPFIDQGSLTSHRQHGDGTFSLSSHLSVPSAVPPGTKITCRVSHLALDAPLQVTVEVQTPEPGTDVYILDVSSKTRGLKLELLVRQS from the exons ATGATGTTTGGAATCATACTGTTTGGATTCTTCACGAGGAGCTTCAGTG CTGACGGTGTTGCAGACGTGGTCCTGTCCTGTGATCTGGTGGAGGAGGGAGTCGGACTGGGAGGAATGGGAGGAGGAGTTCTCTTTACTCGGACTCCAGCGACTCTGGTGCTCAAAGACGTTCCAGTCGGTCCTGATGAATCTCTGGAGACTCTGACTCCGTTCGTTCCGCCCTCCGTCCCTGATCCAGAGCTCCTCCTGTTCGAGACCAAAG TTTCATCTCCCGAGATCCCGAAGGCCGACGTGCTGCTTCACGCCGACTGCAACCAACAGGAGGTTCTGTGTGAAATCAGCCGATATTCTCCTCGAGGGCTGCAGGACTCTTCAGGGTTCTTCATGGTGTCGCTCAGTGTGGACGGGGTGGACTTCAGCACCTCGCTGATCCTGCAGACATTACCTGTGGAGCAGAACCCGTCCACCCTGGTCCAGAGCAAACTGGGTTTACCTCTGAGCGGGTCGGGAACTCTGCTGACTGAAG TGATGTTCCTGGTGTTTTCCCACGTTCAGTCAGTGTCGGCTCCTCTGAAGGCCAAAGTTCTGCTCAACTGTGGCTTCAGGCAGCAGGAGGTTCGGTTGGGTGAGGAGGTGGGAGTCGAATGGAGGCTGCAGCACCGAGGAAAAGGACGGAAGGTTCTGGAAATGAAGACGAAGCTGGACGGCAGCGAGGGGAGCTCAGTAG TGCTTGGACAGAGGGAAGGTTCCAGCCTGGACGCCGCTCTGCTGCTGCGTGAAGGAGACGCCTCCATGACGCTGTCCAGGCTGCAGGTGGAAGACGAGGGAACCTACATCTGCACCATCAGCGTGGGCAACTTCCACGCCCAGCAGGTGGTGCAGCTGCTCATCACCC AAGCGCCTCAGGTTTCGCTCTCGGAGGGGAAGAAAGATTCTAATTCTGCTCAGACGTTCAGCTgccactgcagtaattattatCCTCTGGACGTCCAG ATGGAGTGGTTTTCACTTCCTCCGACAGCCTCAGAACCTGAACCCTTCATCGACCAGGGTTCTCTGACCAGCCATCGACAGCATGGTGATGGAACGTTCTCCCTGTCGTCCCACCTGTCCGTCCCTTCTGCGGTTCCTCCAGGAACAAAGATCACCTGTAGAGTGTCCCACCTGGCTCTGGACGCTCCGCTGCAGGTCACTGTGGAGGTGCAAACTCCTGAACCAGGTACGGATGTTTATATCCTGGATGTTTCATCTAAAACCAGAGGGTTGAAACTAGAGCTGCTGGTTCGACagtcttaa
- the LOC111586786 gene encoding complement C1r-A subcomponent-like — MFHLNVRHFIPLQPSSSLMENFDPKMFWIIWFLCSVLLCECSPVPDPDSPMFGEVQSPQYPQPYPPNLQQQWELRVPEGFQIRLTFTHLDIEAAAGCYYDSLTVLHKEKLLGKFCGTENSADGHHPGNHPILSPGNTLMLIFQTDDDNPERHQNLGFSAQYQAIDVDECSAPEPLDGSGPLCSQICLNTLGSYLCACHHGYELRSDQRTCVLSCGGGIFDEPEGHLFSPGYPMIPPHAVSCQYIISVEPGFTVSLNFSDNFHIESVDTEDGLICLHHWLLVTIPDREPIKLCGGLSPGLMETNSSTVKLDYHTDDKGQSRGWSLDYRTQRVQCPVPGRVANGRVTPVLTEYFYRDYLHVRCDQGYKLMMEGEEIQSFFTMCVSSGRWHLSLPECHIIDCGEPEPLLNGAVTVLSGFQNQYRSVVQYHCNQPFYSPLGGVNVTFRCDADRQWRSTHDVISSPTCLPVCGQPTKLISGYQRIIGGSNAPHKTIPWQVMLSVGSGRGGGMVIADRWILTAAHVLVANGATVPPEDVRIYMGHNDVKTLKDTPVNASSLYIHPGYKNPDLLNYNNDIALMKLDQPITFDSSVMPLCLPAEGATYDTGVMGLVSGFGITINRGREVLTNRLKYVQLPVVDQETCSSSLSSIRRTRSDVPNLTENMFCAGVPEGSKDSCQGDSGSAFTLRENGRFYAAGIVSWGIECGKRGTYGVYTRVSNYLPWINNTIQNN; from the exons ATGTTTCACCTGAATGTCAGACATTTTATCCCACTGCAGCCGAGCAGCTCACTCATGGAAAACTTCGATCCAAAGATGTTCTGGATCATCTG GTTCCTGTgttctgtgttgctgtgtgaaTGCAGCCCGGTGCCTGACCCGGACTCTCCGATGTTTGGGGAGGTCCAGTCGCCCCAGTACCCCCAGCCGTACCCCCCCaacctgcagcagcagtggGAGCTGAGGGTTCCTGAAGGGTTCCAGATCCGACTCACCTTCACCCACCTGGACATCGAGGCGGCTGCAGGCTGCTACTACGACTCACTCACA GTTCTGCACAAGGAAAAGCTGCTGGGGAAGTTCTGTGGCACTGAGAACTCTGCTGACGGACATCACCCCGGTAACCATCCCATCCTGTCTCCCGGCAACACTCTCATGCTCATCTTCCAAACCGACGACGACAACCCGGAGCGGCACCAGAACCTGGGCTTCTCGGCCCAGTACCAGGCCATAG ACGTAGATGAATGTTCAGCACCAGAACCTCTGGACGGGTCGGGTCCGCTCTGCTCCCAGATCTGCCTCAACACACTGGGTTCTTACCTGTGCGCCTGTCACCATGGTTACGAGCTGCGATCGGACCAGcgcacctgtgtgt TGTCCTGTGGTGGAGGTATATTTGATGAACCGGAGGGTCACCTGTTCAGTCCAGGTTACCCGATGATCCCGCCTCACGCTGTGTCCTGTCAGTACATTATTTCTGTCGAACCCGGCTTCACTGTGTCTCTGAACTTCAGCGATAACTTCCACATCGAGAGCGTCGACACTGAGGACGGTTTAATCTGCCTCCATCACTGGCTGCTG GTGACCATCCCAGACAGAGAACCCATAAAGCTCTGTGGTGGGTTGAGTCCAGGACTGATGGAAACCAACTCCAGCACCGTGAAGCTCGACTACCACACTGACGATAAAGGACAGAGCCGAGGCTGGAGTCTGGACTATAGAACCCAGA GGGTCCAGTGTCCGGTTCCTGGCCGTGTAGCTAACGGTCGGGTCACTCCTGTCCTGACGGAGTATTTCTACAGAGACTATCTCCACGTTCGCTGTGATCAGGGATACAAGCTGATGATG GAAGGTGAGGAGATCCAGAGTTTCTTTACGATGTGTGTAAGTTCTGGACGGTGGCATCTTTCCCTGCCTGAGTGTCACA TAATTGACTGTGGAGAACCTGAACCTCTGCTGAACGGAGCGGTGACCGTCCTGTCGGGTTTCCAGAATCAGTACCGTTCTGTTGTTCAATACCACTGTAATCAACCTTTTTACTCTCCTCTGGGAGGCGTAAACG TTACTTTCAGGTGTGATGCAGACAGACAGTGGAGATCCACCCATGATGTGATCAGCAGTCCAACATGTTTACCAG TGTGTGGGCAGCCAACAAAGCTGATCTCTGGCTACCAGCGGATCATCGGAGGCAGCAATGCTCCACATAAAACCATCCCCTGGCAGGTGATGCTGAGTGTGGGttcaggccgaggaggaggtaTGGTGATCGCTGACCGCTGGATCTTGACTGCAGCTCATGTACTGGTAGCAAATGGAGCAACGGTTCCTCCAGAAGACGTGCGG ATTTACATGGGACATAATGACGTTAAGACGCTGAAGGACACTCCTGTCAACGCTTCTTCTCTCTATATTCACCCCGGCTACAAAAACCCAGACTTGTTAAACTACAACAATGACATCGCTCTGATGAAACTGGATCAACCAATCACGTTTGACTCGTCTGTAATGCCACTGTGTTTGCCAGCAGAGGGCGCCACGTATGACACCGGTGTGATGGG GCTGGTGTCAGGTTTTGGCATCACAATCAATCGAGGTCGGGAGGTGTTAACAAACCGGCTGAAATATGTGCAGCTGCCGGTGGTGGACCAGGAGACATGCAGCAGCTCGCTGTCTTCCATCAGGAGAACCCGGTCCGACGTACCAAACCTGACGGAGAACATGTTCTGTGCTGGAGTCCCAGAAGGTTCTAAGGACTCCTGCCAAGGCGACAGCGGAAGCGCCTTCACCCTGAGAGAAAACGGCCGGTTCTACGCTGCTGGGATCGTCAGCTGGGGCATCGAATGTGGAAAACGGGGAACGTATGGAGTTTATACCAGAGTCTCCAACTACCTGCCCTGGATCAACAACACCATCCAGAACAACTGA